Proteins encoded together in one Streptomyces sp. NBC_01216 window:
- a CDS encoding PP2C family protein-serine/threonine phosphatase, which translates to MGKSQIDYATIFHALPGMVALLTPDLVYADANEDFLRLTGRTREQLLGRYIFDVFPENPNDPASAGMRETQASMQRVVATGERDTMALLRYDIEDPERPGHWVEHYWSPVNAPVLGPDGRVVLILHRVEEITELIHARGETDRDSSRARVLEAELYTRSRELQEINERLRRAQERDREVALALQAAMLPAPPPVGHHRAAVRYRPAVGTLNVCGDWYDLVDLPGDRIAVAVGDVVGHGLEAACVMGQLRSALSAAARVTDGPARALEALGLYARHVDGAESTTVVKIFIDWGTHTLTYSCAGHPPPALLHPGGTVVFLDQATDPPLGAGLENVSRPEASTAFAEGATLVLYSDGLIERRTEDIDVGLARLADSLVHHGRADLEALADALLADLLPPTGNTDDTALVLIRL; encoded by the coding sequence ATGGGAAAGTCGCAGATCGACTACGCGACGATCTTCCACGCCCTGCCGGGCATGGTGGCTCTGCTCACTCCTGACCTGGTGTACGCCGACGCCAACGAGGACTTCCTCCGGCTGACCGGGCGCACCCGCGAGCAGCTGCTGGGGCGGTACATCTTCGATGTCTTCCCCGAGAACCCCAACGACCCGGCCTCGGCCGGCATGCGGGAGACCCAGGCGTCGATGCAGCGCGTGGTGGCCACCGGCGAGCGCGACACGATGGCGCTGCTTCGCTATGACATCGAGGACCCCGAGCGGCCCGGCCACTGGGTGGAGCACTACTGGAGCCCGGTCAACGCACCCGTGCTGGGTCCGGACGGACGGGTGGTGCTGATCCTGCACCGGGTGGAGGAGATCACCGAGCTCATCCATGCCCGCGGCGAGACGGACAGGGACAGCAGCCGGGCCCGCGTGCTGGAGGCCGAGCTCTACACCCGCTCACGCGAACTGCAGGAGATCAACGAGCGTCTGCGCCGGGCGCAGGAGCGTGACCGCGAGGTCGCCCTGGCCCTGCAGGCGGCGATGCTGCCGGCCCCCCCACCCGTCGGTCACCACCGGGCAGCGGTCCGCTACCGGCCTGCCGTCGGGACCCTGAACGTCTGCGGTGACTGGTATGACCTGGTCGACCTGCCGGGTGACCGTATCGCGGTCGCTGTCGGAGACGTCGTCGGCCATGGCCTGGAAGCGGCCTGCGTCATGGGCCAGCTGCGCAGCGCGCTGAGCGCGGCCGCCCGTGTCACCGACGGCCCGGCCAGGGCTCTGGAGGCACTCGGCCTCTATGCCCGCCATGTCGACGGTGCCGAGTCCACCACGGTGGTGAAGATCTTCATCGACTGGGGCACCCACACCCTCACGTACAGCTGTGCCGGCCACCCTCCGCCCGCCCTGCTCCACCCCGGCGGCACCGTGGTCTTCCTCGACCAGGCGACCGATCCGCCGCTCGGCGCGGGCCTCGAGAACGTCTCGCGGCCGGAGGCCAGTACGGCCTTCGCCGAGGGAGCCACGCTGGTCCTCTACTCCGACGGTCTGATCGAACGCCGTACCGAGGACATCGACGTCGGCCTCGCGCGCCTCGCCGACTCCCTCGTCCACCACGGGCGAGCCGACCTCGAGGCGCTGGCCGATGCCCTTCTGGCCGACCTGCTCCCACCCACCGGGAACACCGACGACACGGCGCTGGTCCTCATCCGCCTGTGA
- a CDS encoding PepSY-associated TM helix domain-containing protein, with protein sequence MSSATETTRPRDPSGAPGAAPAGRSRQGVRALLVRLHFYAGVFVAPFLFVAAVTGLLYAFTPQLDQLLYGDQLRVEKAGERVLPLSEQIVAARAVHPEGALDSVVTPPGPEDTTRVVLSLPELGEKQRTVFVDPYTAEVKGELTTWFGSTPATTWLDDLHRNLHLGEFGRLYSEVAASWLWVIVAGGLVLWIGRDRGQRARSARGVLLPDRTARGVRRTRGFHAATGVWLALGLFFLSATGLTWSHYAGERFGQVLDAAEGHAPELDTQLPDAPAPAAGGDEHAGHAGHDMSGQSPRADPADFDKALETARNAGLGGTVTLTPPVDAAGGWVVAQSDNVWPVHYDRVAVDVAKGAKGAVTSHVRWADYPVLAKLTKLGVQGHMGVLFGIVNQILLALIAVGLIAVTFWGYRMWWQRRPTREDRSAPVGKAPARGTWRQLPLPVLVIGVPLVIALGWALPLLGVTLAAFLVADVAVALARRARAV encoded by the coding sequence ATGTCTTCAGCCACCGAGACGACCAGACCGAGAGACCCCTCCGGAGCGCCCGGGGCGGCGCCCGCCGGCCGGTCCCGGCAGGGCGTGCGCGCCCTGCTCGTCCGGCTCCACTTCTACGCCGGGGTGTTCGTCGCCCCGTTCCTTTTCGTCGCGGCCGTGACCGGCCTCCTCTACGCCTTCACTCCGCAGCTCGACCAGCTCCTCTACGGCGACCAGCTGCGGGTGGAGAAGGCCGGCGAGCGGGTCCTGCCGCTGTCGGAGCAGATAGTCGCCGCCCGGGCCGTCCACCCCGAGGGCGCCCTGGACTCGGTGGTCACCCCGCCGGGCCCGGAGGACACCACGCGGGTCGTCCTGTCCCTCCCGGAGCTCGGGGAGAAGCAGCGGACCGTCTTCGTCGACCCGTACACGGCCGAGGTGAAGGGAGAACTGACCACCTGGTTCGGTTCCACCCCGGCGACCACCTGGCTGGACGACCTGCACCGCAACCTGCACCTCGGGGAGTTCGGCCGGCTCTACTCCGAGGTCGCGGCGAGCTGGCTGTGGGTGATCGTCGCCGGCGGCCTGGTGCTGTGGATCGGCCGCGACCGCGGGCAGCGGGCCAGGTCGGCGCGCGGCGTCCTGCTGCCCGACCGCACCGCCCGCGGCGTGCGCCGCACCCGTGGTTTCCACGCCGCGACCGGCGTGTGGCTCGCCCTGGGCCTGTTCTTCCTGAGCGCGACCGGTCTGACCTGGTCCCACTACGCCGGTGAGCGTTTCGGCCAGGTCCTCGACGCCGCCGAGGGCCATGCCCCGGAACTGGACACTCAGCTGCCCGACGCCCCGGCCCCGGCGGCGGGCGGCGACGAGCACGCCGGCCACGCCGGACACGACATGTCCGGGCAGAGCCCGCGGGCGGACCCGGCGGACTTCGACAAGGCGCTGGAGACGGCTCGGAACGCCGGTCTCGGTGGCACCGTCACCCTGACCCCGCCCGTCGACGCCGCCGGCGGCTGGGTGGTGGCGCAGTCCGACAACGTGTGGCCGGTCCACTACGACCGTGTGGCGGTGGACGTAGCCAAGGGTGCCAAGGGTGCGGTCACCTCGCACGTGCGCTGGGCCGACTACCCGGTCCTCGCCAAGCTGACCAAGCTCGGCGTCCAGGGGCACATGGGCGTGCTGTTCGGGATCGTCAACCAGATCCTGCTCGCCCTGATCGCCGTCGGACTGATCGCGGTGACCTTCTGGGGCTACCGCATGTGGTGGCAGCGCCGCCCCACCCGCGAGGACCGCTCCGCACCTGTCGGCAAGGCTCCCGCGCGCGGGACCTGGCGGCAGCTCCCGCTGCCCGTGCTGGTCATCGGCGTCCCGCTCGTGATCGCACTCGGCTGGGCGCTGCCCCTCCTCGGCGTCACCCTGGCCGCGTTCCTGGTTGCCGACGTCGCCGTCGCCCTGGCGCGGCGCGCCCGCGCGGTGTGA
- a CDS encoding LuxR C-terminal-related transcriptional regulator produces the protein MPHRSRGSAREGAAGALTPNGEPVLAARFAVPRVPGVFVRRRRVTERLTRALSGPGRLVLVNGPAGAGKTLLVADWAGRPSLPGRLVWLTVESGDNDPGIFWAYVLEALRHRGVALPDGIGSPVRPDGVDDLLLSRLAAYLNGRTEPVILVLDEFERMSAPEVAEGLRFVLHHAGAGLRLVLVSRTEPLLPLHRYRAAGEVTDIRGADLAFRPEETGVLVRRHGMSLSDEGIRKLTERTGGWAAGLRLCVLAAQRAEDPERFLKEFETGQSAVADFLLSEVLHTQSVMSQDLLLRISVCARVHPALADALTGREDGGPVLAELERANAFVERIGHGWYRLHPLFAEILRAHLNTRHPGLERALHGVAARWLSDAGLLMEALPHAADAGDWTFAADRLVDDLAIGQLFTGLGADRLGELFTAMPSSVPGPAADLVRAACALARYDIDRGLTALSRAEAHLPPADARGASAAHLSCALLRVLAGRLLGSPETAETAGRRAEEIGAREVLAERLEAHPEIRTLRLAALGSARLRAGRFGAARVALSAAVEAPAAPSTALPRQDSLECLALIDFLEGWPGRAEAHARQAVVEAERSGVPSSARTSLGQLVLAAVGIERDELASARTHVHRAALSPSCSRDPVAAAWLTVTRSRLLLAEGSPARALRVLGGIPESPSTEMPSWLDAQMALAAATAHTALGRPHAAAEALAGRSDAGPECVIASARARLASGDEEGARSLLDTLRGPGGHGPAVTVRALLVRAETARGLGDEAAARHLVARALAAARPERLARPFLEAGPWLRELLDRGPTPRRAHGRPATGLFAELRTVDTGEPCPVPVTEPLSEREREVLGRLAQTMSTDEIAAELFLSVNTVKTHLKHIYRKLAVTRRSEAVRRARELDLL, from the coding sequence ATGCCCCACAGATCCCGCGGCTCTGCCCGCGAAGGCGCCGCCGGGGCCCTGACGCCGAACGGCGAGCCCGTTCTCGCCGCGCGGTTCGCCGTCCCCAGGGTGCCCGGAGTGTTCGTCCGCAGGCGCCGCGTGACCGAGCGTCTCACTCGGGCCCTGTCCGGTCCCGGGCGCTTGGTGCTGGTCAACGGGCCGGCGGGGGCGGGCAAGACGTTGCTGGTCGCGGACTGGGCCGGCCGGCCATCCCTGCCGGGCCGGCTGGTGTGGCTGACGGTCGAGTCCGGGGACAACGACCCGGGGATCTTCTGGGCCTACGTACTGGAGGCCCTGCGCCACCGAGGGGTCGCCCTCCCCGACGGTATCGGCAGTCCCGTTCGCCCCGACGGGGTCGACGACCTGCTCCTGTCCCGGCTCGCGGCCTACCTGAACGGCCGCACCGAGCCGGTGATCCTCGTTCTCGACGAGTTCGAGCGGATGTCCGCGCCGGAGGTCGCCGAGGGGTTGCGGTTCGTGCTCCACCACGCCGGCGCGGGGCTGCGCCTGGTCCTCGTCAGCCGTACGGAGCCGCTGCTGCCGCTGCACCGGTACCGGGCCGCCGGCGAGGTGACCGACATCCGCGGTGCCGACCTGGCGTTCCGGCCCGAGGAGACGGGTGTTCTGGTGCGTCGGCACGGGATGTCCCTCTCGGACGAGGGCATCCGCAAGCTGACCGAGCGGACCGGTGGGTGGGCCGCGGGGCTGCGGCTGTGCGTCCTCGCGGCGCAGCGGGCGGAGGACCCGGAGCGTTTCCTGAAGGAGTTCGAGACGGGGCAGAGCGCGGTCGCGGACTTCCTGCTGTCCGAGGTGCTGCACACCCAATCCGTCATGAGCCAGGACCTGCTGCTGCGGATCAGTGTCTGTGCGCGGGTCCATCCGGCACTGGCGGACGCCCTCACCGGACGCGAGGACGGCGGTCCCGTCCTCGCGGAACTGGAGCGCGCGAACGCGTTCGTCGAGCGGATCGGTCACGGGTGGTACCGGCTCCATCCGTTGTTCGCCGAGATCCTGCGCGCTCATCTGAACACCCGGCACCCTGGGCTGGAGCGCGCACTGCACGGCGTGGCCGCCCGCTGGCTGAGCGATGCCGGACTGCTCATGGAGGCTCTGCCACACGCCGCCGACGCGGGGGACTGGACGTTCGCTGCGGACCGGCTCGTCGACGACCTGGCGATCGGGCAACTCTTCACGGGGCTGGGCGCGGACCGTCTCGGCGAGTTGTTCACCGCGATGCCGTCGTCCGTGCCGGGCCCCGCCGCCGACCTGGTTCGCGCTGCCTGCGCACTGGCTCGGTACGACATCGACCGCGGTCTCACGGCTCTGTCCCGTGCGGAGGCCCACCTGCCCCCGGCCGACGCACGGGGCGCGTCGGCGGCCCATCTGAGCTGCGCGTTGCTGCGGGTGCTGGCCGGCCGGCTGCTCGGCTCGCCGGAGACGGCCGAGACCGCCGGCCGCCGCGCCGAGGAGATCGGCGCGCGGGAGGTCCTCGCGGAGCGTCTGGAGGCGCACCCGGAGATCCGGACGCTGAGGCTCGCCGCTCTGGGCTCGGCTCGACTCCGGGCGGGCCGCTTCGGCGCCGCACGGGTGGCGCTGTCCGCCGCCGTGGAGGCGCCCGCCGCCCCCTCGACGGCCCTTCCCCGGCAGGATTCCCTGGAGTGCCTGGCACTGATCGACTTCCTGGAGGGGTGGCCGGGGCGGGCCGAGGCACACGCGCGGCAGGCGGTCGTCGAGGCGGAGCGGTCCGGTGTGCCGTCCTCGGCGCGTACCTCGCTGGGACAACTGGTGCTGGCGGCCGTCGGGATCGAGCGCGACGAACTCGCCTCCGCCCGGACTCACGTGCACCGGGCGGCCCTGTCACCGTCCTGCTCCCGCGACCCGGTCGCGGCGGCCTGGCTGACCGTCACCCGCTCACGGCTGCTGCTCGCCGAGGGCAGCCCCGCCAGGGCTCTGCGGGTCCTCGGCGGCATACCGGAGTCGCCGTCCACGGAGATGCCTTCGTGGCTGGACGCCCAGATGGCGCTCGCCGCGGCCACCGCGCACACGGCCCTGGGGCGCCCGCACGCGGCGGCTGAGGCACTGGCCGGGCGGTCGGACGCCGGACCGGAGTGCGTGATCGCCTCGGCCCGTGCCCGGCTGGCATCCGGTGACGAGGAAGGGGCACGCTCCCTCCTCGACACGCTGCGCGGCCCAGGCGGCCACGGACCAGCCGTCACGGTCCGGGCCCTGCTGGTGCGGGCCGAGACCGCCCGCGGGCTGGGCGACGAGGCCGCGGCCAGGCACCTTGTCGCCCGCGCCCTGGCCGCCGCCCGGCCGGAGCGCTTGGCGCGCCCGTTCCTGGAGGCCGGGCCCTGGCTTCGGGAACTGCTCGACCGCGGGCCGACTCCGCGGCGGGCACATGGCCGGCCGGCGACCGGCCTGTTCGCCGAGCTACGCACGGTGGACACCGGCGAGCCCTGCCCCGTTCCCGTGACCGAGCCGCTCAGCGAACGCGAGCGCGAGGTGCTGGGCCGGCTGGCGCAGACGATGTCGACGGACGAGATCGCCGCCGAGCTCTTCCTGTCCGTCAACACGGTCAAGACCCACTTGAAGCACATCTACCGCAAACTCGCGGTGACCCGGCGGAGTGAGGCCGTGCGCCGGGCCCGGGAACTCGACTTGTTGTGA